Genomic window (Elgaria multicarinata webbii isolate HBS135686 ecotype San Diego chromosome 16, rElgMul1.1.pri, whole genome shotgun sequence):
AAGCCTCTGCCCTCCTcttgccagcagggctttggataggCAGAGGACTCCTGGATCCGTAGCTAGATGGCATTTCCCATTGGAAGTCtttaaaacagaaatacattTCTCAAGGATAGTCAAAATTTATCTGATCCTGCCTTAGTGTAAAGGACTGAGTAGGACAACCTGCCCTCCTAGGTTACATAATTATTTGCTAAGGCAGCAGTATCATGCATCCACCTTGATGGCATTGGACAAAAACAGGCAATTAAAACAGGTTGATTGAATGAGTAGCCTTCAGTCTTTATAGACATGAGTCCCAACCTACTATTAGGGActcacttttaattttttttactgcattgGTCCATGTTTTTGCTGCTTTCTACCTCCCTACCCTGATTTCTCTCCCTGTCCCCCCAAAGTTTCTGCTTATTCTTTCATCTGATTATTCTTTCATCAAAAGACAACTGCAGTCTTTGGgcaaagtttgctgatgacaccaaattatttagggtgttgGAAACGAAAAGGATTGTGAGGAATtccaaaagaacataagaatgcaGCACGTAGTTGAACTATGGGATTTTTTTCtgtaggatgtagtgatggctgtcaatttggatggccttaaagggggtttggataaattcctggaggaaaatgcTACCAGTGGCTACTCGTCCTGAGTGCTGCAGGCGGGTGGTATTTGCCACtcctgtcctgctcgtgggtttccctTTGGCAACtggtttttgtaaaccgcccagagagctttggctatggggtggtatataaatgtaataaataaatatatgaataaaataaactGGTTGGCCGTGGTGCGAAGagaatgctgggctggatggacctaCTTGAgtagttggggaggggagggaaagtgaGGGTGTGtgtctgttgtttttatttcaggCCAATTCAGGAACTACGCAACTCTTTCCGCAACTTTCTTCAGGAcctatttatttagagtatttttatcccgcccctcagccaaaaggctctcagagcggcttacaatttatcaataaagaagacagtccctaccctcaggcttacattctaaaaaagacatgacacacaaggaaaagtggatggggagggaagagggagaaaataaaaagaaattaaggagactgtttaggctggtgggaaggctctGCTCCGtactctcatctcccaatggaggggtaaaccaacagctcctccttcttccccacaggatgaagatgttagccctgggggtggggggtcctaCTCATTGATTGCCTAAACCCTCTACAGCTAAAAATTGCTGAAAATATTTAAGAGTgagccaaaacaaacattaataAGAGAATATTTTTTTGGCGGGAGGGGGGCAAAAAACGACTTCCAAACTAGTTGGCTAGTTTTGCCTTTGAAGGCAACTGTAGATGTAGCACCACTTCTTTCCCAGGGCATCAGCCCTCTCTACTGCATGACAACCCCTGTATGGATTAGTTTATATCCTCCAGGCTGCAGTGAAATGATCCATGTGGCTTGAGGCAAGGCAAGGGGAAGGTGAAAGGGAGCAAAACAAGGCTGAGACgaccattcctcctccctccactgTATCTGCTCTCCCCTTAACctgtggagaaagaaaaatgtttccaAATATTGCAGTCTGTTGGAGTTTGAATGTAAAAGTTAACGGAGTGCTTATTCATGTCTACTTTGGGCGATTTCTATCCAAATTAATAGAGGAtagttttgttttagattttttttattttagacaTTTACACCCAACCCAACTTAAGAGTTGTGCAGAAACATAATTCAATGCATCTAAATCATAAGCTTTCTCTAAATATTGTGCTTTTTAATCTTCTAGGTACCTGTTACAGTACCAAGAGCCAATTCCTTGTGAGCAGTTGGTAACAGCCCTATGTGATATCAAGCAAGCTTACACGCAGTTTGGCGGTAACATTTTTACTTCAGTTGTCTAATAAAAGTAAATTTAAAGACTGTATAGCAATTGATACGAAGACCTGTCCTATAAAAGTGGTGGCTGCAGGTTTGCAGCAGCGGGTTGGTGAAGGGCTGCTTGCTCTATTGGGCTGACTTACAGTAGTGGTTCAGTTATTACCTGATCAGTCCAGGTGAACAAATTGTCTTTTGATGCACTAAACTCTGTCTGGATGGAGCATAGAAAAGATGACAATAAGTGTATTTTCAGGCTCTACTTTGTATTTAAGAAATCTGTTCATGGACTTTCTTGCAATGCTTGACCAAGTCTGTCGATTGTGGCTAATTTCTGGAATGCATTAGATATTTGTGTTCTTTTTAAAGACTTACTTTAGAACAAGGTGGAAAAATTAATCCTCAGACAATCTGTATAAGCTGTGCTACAAGAAATTGCAGATGGTATCGCAACTAATCAACCTTGAGCACTGACTCCTTTACAGAAACTAGGGGTGTACCACACGAGCACCAAAGAGAATCCAGTATCCTtcttttttttgttgttcttccACACATCTTTGAAAGAAACCGGGAGGGATTTATTTGGAGCTTATCTTAAATAGCAGAAGGACAGAGCAGTCTATTAAATCCAAGTTCATAGGAAAGGATTTTGCAGTCATCTTGACTTTTCCCCTTTTGGCAAATTGTACTACTTAATTTAAATTGCCGATAACCTTGTCTTTAATAGGAAAACGTCCTTTTGGTGTTTCATTGCTGTATATCGGCTGGGATAAGCATTATGGGTTCCAACTGTATCAGAGTGATCCTAGTGGAAACTATGGTGGATGGAAAGCTACATGCATTGGGAACAATAGTGCTGTAAGTGTGTCTCTTGTGTTaaggcacttccccccccccccggccatatTTTGAGAAACAACATTGTAAGAGAGTGTAAAACAGGAACTTCTGTATGCTGAGTTTCAGCTGATAAGTGCGCTACTTCCCCAGACTTTCATAGACCCTCAGCAAAACCATAGTGACACCTTTTATGTACTTTAACAGGCAGCTGTGTCAATGTTAAAGCAAGACTACAAAGAGGGAGAAATGACCTTGAAATCTGCACTTGCTTTAGCTGTCAAAGTCCTGAACAAAACCATGGATGTTAGTAAACTCTCTGCAGAGAAAGGTGAGCAATACTGTGCCTTTGCTTATAAAGATTTTAGGATGCCATCACAATTGGTTTTGGCTTTCCTTTGGGAGAGGTGTTGTCTTAGCTTAATAAATATTGCAGCTGGTATAGTTTTGCTAGTGCTGAACTTaactgacatttttttaaaaaaaaaacagtctatCATCCATGATACTTTCCCCATGTCTTCATATGCGTGGTACAACTTATACACAGAGAGTTATGATACAATAACCTTTAATTGCACCTAGTATCTAGGTGCAATGAAAGactgaagtcttttttttttttttttggtcttgtaTAGCAGTAGCCATCAGTTGGTAGAAAGCTCCCCATGATGAGAGATAATCACCCCATTAGCAAGTTTCCTGAGCCCCAAATGGTGCATTGATGTGCTCAAGACTATGCCCAATGAATCACTTTGacattaaaaaccctcaaacaTTTTCACATCGCTTTCCAAAATTCTATAGTCTGGATTGCGAGCAGTTCTGACTTGGGTTTATCACTGAAGATGGGGCACTTTAGTATCTGTTGGGAACCATAAAATCTTCCATCTTTATCTTACGTTTTAGTTCAGGCTTTTCTACTGGTAGTGGAGGGATGCCACAGGTAAGGTGTGGTTGGCTCTAGTTCTATATGTTGCTAAATGGAGAACGTGTTTTGAATCCTTGCCAATTCAGTGATTTACGGCAGTCCCTTTCATACCTAATACATACAAggttttgtaattattatttttattgtagggGGTGCATGCCTTTCTCCTTTCGCTGCCTGTAATTCTAGATTATCTCCGACAATCCCAATATGTACATTGTAAtaattaaatgtaataaacacaTTCTTCATGTTTCAGTTGAGATTGCAACCCTGACAAGAGAGAACGGAAAGACAGTAATAAGAGTGTTAAAGCAAAAAGAAGTGGAAGTGTTGATAAAGAAGCATGAAGAGGAAGAAGCCAAAGCAGAgcgtgaaaagaaagaaaaagagcaaaaagagAAAGATAAATAAATCAAGCACCTTGAAGGTCAGGGAGGGGGCATCTCTATAAACTAAGACCTCATTGTTGGTGTGAAGGATCCAGGAATGCTGTTTATTGAATCAGTTCCTCTGTTCCACCTTGGTTCTTtccatctttatttcttttttattacataataaaagtttttaaatggtATTGTCAAAATTCTGATTGCGTCAGAAACATCTAATAAGCTGCTACTGTAGAAAACAATTTGGTTTGAAATATACGGCTACTTGGAATAGTGTTCAGCAGAATGAAATTGATGTTTTGCCTCATTTATTTTTAGTGGTGATTGGGAAAATATTATTTGCAGATCCGTTAGTCTTCAAAGAGCGCTAAAAATAAACTGCTTCGTACCTGGCAAACAtatctaaaatcacaataaatgtCTTAACTGAACAAGGCAACACATTTTATGCATTCTCAAAATATTCTGTATAAAAAGATATATAGAGATTTCTAAACCATCTCATCAACAATGAGAAATACTTTGTATACTTCATAGCTCCTCCAATCTATTTTAAGAATCACTCTTCTAGCACTAGCGAATTATAACAATAAATTAGGGATGCAAAATTATCTAGAAAAGTCTTAGTTTACCAGCAGGAAAAATGACGTTTTGCAGAAATGTCTGACTGAAATGAATCCAGATAATTGGTTTTATTCAAGAGAGTCTGAATTTGACCGGCAACCAGCCACTTGAGCGCCTTGCTCAGGAAAACGATCTTCTGGGACCCAGTTACCTTATAGAAATATTTAGCCATTTAATTGTTCCATGTACAGAGAGCtgattttatataatatataattaaaTGGCCAATCTCCAAACACTTTCCCTCCTGTAATTCAAAACCCTTGATCCAACAGAAATCATTTTGAAGAAGCTGCTTACACAGTACTTTTTCCTCCATATAATCCTACGCTAGCATGTGATATTGATTCAAATACTCTGCAATAAACTGCAGGTACTTTATATATTTGACATTTAATGACAGTTTTCTTGACTTCAGGGTCCCCAGCTTCATGTACACCAAAATTCTGTATTGCACagctaggcaatttacaaagaaTTTCATGTAAGCatgttttcattttccattttataatttgTGGGCAACACAAAACTCAAAAGTATTAGAGAAATATATTTtcgggggcggagcttggcagcctgagcgatggcgggtttcttctgaggctctgaacggcgcttgccggaaaaggcaattatctctcttctaatgggcataaatctttgagcaactgacagaaaatgattataaaaccaacaggagccgggaaagtggagagatttggagagatttggagaagggaggtgagatgaactatgattaatgcaatgtctgtctaaacggcaactttgtcaaaagtgaaagtaaagtaaacgctgactctgacgcagtttaaaaagaaggaatttacgcttgctggacattgatttgtgttataacctctcatctttatctcacatgggaacgattgaaatgctggctttctaaggttgaAGTGGTTGACTggtttattggcgtggcgagaagggggggtgaaggggcgaaaaaagctgcatttggcattcggtgagggagatgtgggatgctgagagactttgaatgattaaatctgatcccctctagtgaatgctgttgtgaactggatctttcccccctcctcgtgaagaaggagctgtgagtgctatataatagagaagccagcataagttgctaaggaagagagttggactctaagatttatgccctacccagaacggacccatgcccaacgttaaaaaaagatcaaaagttgggaaaagcttaatatacaaaaaaagaaaccttcaaatcataatttggcttacctctccttcctggaaagtacagcccctggagttgaacaggaagaggaagatatagacccagtctctttggatacaataccaaataaagaagaaaacatggcagaaggggggaacgaaagtggtagtaaccctccctctttaatggaaatcaaggcgattatagcagaaaataacattatttttaaaaaaatggatcagcacatgagtgaattcagaaaacaaatgcgtactattgcggataaagcgatggaaaattcggataagatcaaaaagatagaggctaaagcggatctggaccagaagaaacaagaggctttcgaaaaatcaattaatatacaatttaaagaatgggaattgcgtttgattgccgtggaagatcaatctcgtagatcttcgcttcgaataaagcagctgaaggagacgcaaggagaagatcttagagaaattatcgtgaactggttcaaggagctgatgcctgacataccaacagatggatcggatctggaccgagtccaccgtgtggggggggaaaactacaaagggactagagacatattggtgaaatttggtaactattacaaaaaagagcaaattatgaaagaattgagatctaaggttcagatacagtgtaaaggcaaaccagtgcaaatttacaatgatctttctcaacgcacattaaattggagacgtagtcttaaaccaataacggaaacattaatgaagaataaaattccttatgcatggggttacccggtttttttaagatttacatatgggaggagggaacacagagtaacctcattggatcaaggtaaagatttgctgaagaggctgggtctggatggggaagcagatggggctggagtgggtgggggagggaatgaggctgggacatctggagagtaagagaattgttaattatgtttggagataattgcaaataaaaaatgctaatatagaaacctgccggccaggcacagcactgcctcccccctccccctttaaagtagatggctggagtactagactcacggggatatgggggagggattagagtgggggggtggggagggggggaaggtaggggaggagggatcggggtaggagggtgggggttttatgtatggagtttgtgtttttatgtaagcaagtttgaattgctgagcacaagggatcggaagagatttcaaaagggtgattatggataaaaagataaaggtatcaacactcaatgttaaaggtttaggggcagtcgtgaaaaggaagagaatagaacaaatgctaaataaagagggatcagatattataatgatccaagagacacaccaaggctccgagaattcgaatatgataaaattaaagtggttagcctattatgaaaagtcattagggacatcaaaaaaaaatggagtggccactttgatttcaaaaaaaagtgggtttatattagaagaggtaaaaaaggatgataagggtagatatcttatgttaaaaggtaaaattgagggaaaggtttatactttgattaatgtttatgccccaaatgagaggcatagagagttttttataaagttgtttaaagaaatagaagaatttaaggaggggtatgctatattagctggggattttaatatggttatggataataaaagggacaggtcaaatcccactaatgctgaaaagaggaacaatatgactatattgaataaattagtaaaagaaaatgattatttagattcgtggcgcttacttaacgggaataggcctggattttcatacttttccccagttcatcatacatactccaggatagattatatatttgtttcaaaagactttgcaacgaggatttgtaaaatggaaatgggggtaataaaagtaaccgatcatgccttgttaagtttagaatttacagttaagaaagattataaagaggcatatagatggaagttgaacacaaagatattgaaatacaataaaatagtagataaaattcggaaggaactgtcggagtcatgggaaattaatgaaagaggaggaacagctgggtcagtcatttgggacaccatgaaggctgtagcaagaggaatctgtattagagaaacatgtagtttaaaaagacaacaacgtgcagaacaggaaaagttagagatagaaattaaaaatttggaggaaagatattggcgaagtaaagataaatataaattagtggaaatacaagctaagaagaaacaattagaaaacttaaatatagaagagattcaaaagaacttaatgtatatgaaaagggaatattttgaaaacagtgataagaactcgaggttgcttgccaagctcacacaaaaagaaaaagggaggaatgggatagaaacgttgaaagatagccgagggaattattgtcatgcaatgaaagctaaaataaaaatttttcaggaattttatcaggaattgtacaagggtaaagaaattcaacaagaaaaggtggaggagtatattggaaggtttataaagaaggaaataaaatcagaatataaggagttaatggagtcagtaataactcaaagagaagttgaagaagttattgataagttaaaagtgggtaaatcaccaggagcagatggtttgggtccagaatattataaggtcttcaaagattgtttagttccaaaattaatggaactttataataggatattatcaggagggaagatacctgaatcatgggaacattcagtgataattctgatcccaaaaccagataaagatttgactaatcctgattcttatagacctatttctttaataaatcaggatgctaaaatttttacatctattatggccaaacgattaaataaatttttggcagaatatataggggcagatcaatgtgggtttgtggtaggaagacatatgcataatttagtgggtagagttttaaatgtaataaatgtaataaaaaaagcaaatattaaggcaggtattatggcattagatatttttaaagcttttgattgtgtgagctggcaggcactaaagagtattatagataaattgggatttggaaataaatttaaaaatgtaatagaacagctatattcccaaaatacggcggtagtggtggtaaatgacggacttactgaaaagatacgactagccagaggaacaagacaaggatgtccgctctcgccggtcctttttgtaatggttatggaagttttggcgaaggcactaagggaggataaagaattagaagggattggagaggaaagggagataaagctaaacatgtttgcggatgatactttattgaccattaagaatccattaagaaaattagaaagaattaaatatcagttgagggaatttgaggaaattacagggttaaaaataaattggtctaaatcagagatgatgttgtttaactatactaagaaggaagaaaaggattgggaatttaagggaatggaattgaaagttaagaatgagattaaatatttgggaattaaaattacaaaaaatctagagaatttagaaagggaaaatttaacgaggttaaagaaggaggtactagagaaattggagaaatataaaagattaaatttatcttggtttgggagaatagctttgataaaaatgaagatattagctaaaattaattttgtatttaggatgctacctataaaaatatcagaaaccgagataaaaagttggcaaaatattattaataaatattgtaatggagaaaagagagcaagagtgaataaaaataattggtacctaagccaaaaaaaggggggaatgggtctcccaaacataaaattatactacgtagcaaatagattaagacatgttgtagaagcaattatgggagtaggagatttatattggatggaagaaaaaatcataagtaaggtagagatgaatttggagaatgttttttttaaagatggaggaagaaaatgggttggaagtatagataatccactcctgaggactcaatgggaaatttggagcaaatttaaagggaagctgcttccgagcaactctcccttagcaccgataataatgttaaagaatttcccagaggatctaaagggtagattatgtaaaatattaaaagagaaaaataaaataaaattaaaggattgggtaagagatattaaaacaagagaagatat
Coding sequences:
- the PSMA4 gene encoding proteasome subunit alpha type-4; translated protein: MSRRYDSRTTIFSPEGRLYQVEYAMEAIGHAGTCLGILANDGVLLAAERRNIHKLLDEVFFSEKIYKLNEDMACSVAGITSDANVLTNELRLIAQRYLLQYQEPIPCEQLVTALCDIKQAYTQFGGKRPFGVSLLYIGWDKHYGFQLYQSDPSGNYGGWKATCIGNNSAAAVSMLKQDYKEGEMTLKSALALAVKVLNKTMDVSKLSAEKVEIATLTRENGKTVIRVLKQKEVEVLIKKHEEEEAKAEREKKEKEQKEKDK